One Dioscorea cayenensis subsp. rotundata cultivar TDr96_F1 chromosome 19, TDr96_F1_v2_PseudoChromosome.rev07_lg8_w22 25.fasta, whole genome shotgun sequence genomic window, CAAAAGCCTCCCCAAAATCATCATGAAGCACCAGCACACCTCCAGAACTTTTTGCGAGTGGTTGAAGGACAGGGACCCGTACAGGGCATGTTCCAGCACATAGGATGTCAACTACAGTATCATGTCTCTGTGCTTCACGACCCAGATTCTCCATCCACTTCATAGCAGATTTCTCCATGTATGGATAATTAGGATGAGAAAATGAGTGAGGAACTGATCCAGGGCCATAAGTATTCGGACCACCAGCACACACCAAGATTCTGCAATTGCCTCCTGATCTTTTGATAATTCCTCTAGCCATTTCTGCTGAGGGCCCTTGAATTATTGCTAGAGCAACCTTCACTGCTGTACCAAGACATCTGTCTCTGGATGCTTCTGGCAAGTTAAGCTTGTAAGGCCTCAGAGATGAAAATATAGTGTGTGCAACAGGAAGAGAAGCATGAATCGGTGATAGGTAAATGCCGGTTCCATAAATAAGTGCTTTTAAAGAATCTTGAGTGGGTGAGCTACCCCCAGGAAGCACATCAGCGGAGGCCATAGAACCCTCTGAAAAGTCATAAACTGACACTGTCCGGCCATAGGTAATGATACCAATCCTGGTAGCTGCGGGAAGAGAATCaacaaaagcatgcaaagacCCTTGTAGATGTTGCAAGTGAGCCTCATCCAAGCATTCGTCTATAACCAGAAATATAGGGGCTGGGATTCTAGAGTCAGATACAGGAATATATCCTGGCTTTCTATTTCCAGTTTGAATATAATCAATTGCTGAAGATGAGAGTTCTGGTAAGCGCCAGACATCTTCTTTATTAGTGGCTATGTACTCACCATCACTACCATTTAATTTCTTACAAATAACACATTGCCACTGACCAGATCCAATTAATATCtcacaatagaggttggcataAGCACCACAGTTTTGGCACCGATGAGGGTTCCGTTGCACTACTTGCGGACCGGGTGTAATCTCCTTCCCCGGTGATACTAATGCTCCAAATCCTAAACTGGATACATTTGCTAGTTTGTTACGTTTCAAAACCTGTGTGATGAAAGTTTAAATGAATCATTATTAAAATGAAACTAGTACATATATGGATACAAATAATTAACAGGCCTAATTGAACATATCGTGACAAAGTTCACATATACAGAAATGATAAACTCAACAGAAATAACCTTTTCAAATATATCCACAGTATAGTCATAGTGTATGTGATCTGATGACATGACACAATGAGGAATAGTGTAAAACATGGTACCTTATGAgcagagaagaaaacatatggtGATTCAAATTTGGACTCATCAACATTAGCAGAATGGTGCAAAGGTAATTCAGTGGAACCATTTGAGAAATGTGGCGGAGAAGAAGTGGGCAATGATGAGGCTGGGGAGAAGGCCAACGGCTGAGGAGTTGCAGGAGATGTACAGAAAGGAACAGCAGCTGGTCTTACAGGGGAAGAGAAGATGGGTGGACCTGGAGGAGTGCTGAACAGGGGAATAGGGCTGCTTGCCTGCACTCCATCACCAGATGACAGCGAGCTAGGCGTCCTGGACACAGATTTTGGAAGCTGATCTTGTTGAGGTCTTTGAGGAGAAAACCTGGTTGGTACTGGAGAGGAGAATGTAGGGGCTGCCAGTCTTTGCTCAGGCCGTGTGCCTGGGGAAGAAAGGGTGACAGGAAATCCCACTGGTGGCGGAGGTGAAGGGTTTTCCATTTATTGATATGAACTGCTGCACAATATCAATCAGCTGATTTGCGGGGCCAAAAGCCTTACATCATTATTCACATAAATCCATAAGGGGGAAAAAAGCACTTCTGCGGCAATATTGCCTTGAAGCCTAAGACATTCTGCTTACAATAATAGAATATCTCAGAAAAATTGATTCCTATAGCAACAAGTTAAAACTAGTAATTTTTACTAATTAGGAGCTAACAGCAATTGTTGAAGTTCCAGGACGAGAAGCGAAACAAAGCAAtacaaaaactatatatatattttttctcttaTGGGAATAGAGCATCAAGAAACCAACTTTAGCACAAAAATTTCAGAGCAATGTTGGTAAAAAAACACACAGCAGCACCAACAGACAAACACAAAGCCTAAAGGAAAGGAATCATAATCACACGGCAAAACCTAAAACTCTTGCAATAACACTTAAGAAATAGAACAGACTAGCTCTGATCAAACCCGATTAAAACTGGATCTACGGAAAAAGATGTCGAAATagcaaaatgaaaaattgcTCCTTATAGGGTTCAAAAACTCggcattccaataaaaaataaaaatcataatttcaaGGTCGAAGATTTTAGGGTTCAGGGGATCAAACAACATCATGATTCAGAAGGggatgaaaaaaagagagaaagaaatagAGAAATGGAGATCGCTTACCAGAGGAACAAGAGAGGGATCCGAGGAATCGGAGATTAGAGGGGTGCAATAGGCTGAGATCCCGGCACCGGCTTCTCTCCCCCTCTCTTTGGAttctatcgagggggttttgtTTTGAAGAAGATCATGCTTAAAATTTTTCTTGCcttaaattaccaaaattataaaaaataaataaaaataaaattttaaaataaaaaaaacagaagaaaaaattcttgccttaaaaaaaaaaacataaaaagaaattcTTGCCTTTTTAACTTACCGCGAGAGAGACTCTgtgagaaaagagagagagaaggaaatGGGTGTGTTTAATTTGTTCGCTTTGGTTCTTCTttcaaaaatctaaaacaaTTTTGTTTGGGGAACTTGGATTTCTGAGCTGGCAATTAGCTTGTTTTTCTGGGTCTCAGACATGTCACGCTTCGAATGTGGCGCGCTGCTATTGGCTACTAGCTAGTAAGTTATGccaagttatttatttatttatttatttataaattaaaaatgggaCGACTTGTGTAGAAACAAGTTGAGCAAAGGTCAAAATAATTTGAGCACGTCGCTGTTTTGTTCATCTTGTCGCAGCCAAAAACAGAGGCTTTTGGAGCAGAAActgaaatatatatagtttttttttctttgcgtgtgtatgtatatataaatggatttttaaaagaataaatcaccgcttcatatatatatatatatatatatagagaaccCATTATCTagagacgtccctagatttcaaatttagGGATGTCCATAGAAATGTACTCGGATGAAAATCGACGGTTTTATCATTATGAGCAATGTAGAAAGCCGCGTTTCTACGGTGATTGTCATCGATGATCGTGAAAGCGATAAAAAAAGTAGTCACGATGTTTATATAATCGATCAACCAGTCGGATGATGATCCAGCGAactagatttaaaaacatccctagaaTTGAAATCCCAGGGGACGTCACtgagatgatgttttcccatatatatatatatatataaatggattatcaacttataataattttttaaaaagataaatagataaaccatGTTATTACTTATTAAAACGGGTGAAATTACagattaacacaaaaataaataaaaaaaccaccGATACACAATaggattaataaaaaaaacaatgacaataacaacaattactactaaaacaataaattaaaaaaaactattatttcaGTCTTTTATTGTTCGTTGTTCCCTATGTTGtactcttttgttattttttttttaataaattagtggtttatccactttataataattaaaacaacaacCACAACAAC contains:
- the LOC120283880 gene encoding protein transport protein SEC23-1 is translated as MENPSPPPPVGFPVTLSSPGTRPEQRLAAPTFSSPVPTRFSPQRPQQDQLPKSVSRTPSSLSSGDGVQASSPIPLFSTPPGPPIFSSPVRPAAVPFCTSPATPQPLAFSPASSLPTSSPPHFSNGSTELPLHHSANVDESKFESPYVFFSAHKVLKRNKLANVSSLGFGALVSPGKEITPGPQVVQRNPHRCQNCGAYANLYCEILIGSGQWQCVICKKLNGSDGEYIATNKEDVWRLPELSSSAIDYIQTGNRKPGYIPVSDSRIPAPIFLVIDECLDEAHLQHLQGSLHAFVDSLPAATRIGIITYGRTVSVYDFSEGSMASADVLPGGSSPTQDSLKALIYGTGIYLSPIHASLPVAHTIFSSLRPYKLNLPEASRDRCLGTAVKVALAIIQGPSAEMARGIIKRSGGNCRILVCAGGPNTYGPGSVPHSFSHPNYPYMEKSAMKWMENLGREAQRHDTVVDILCAGTCPVRVPVLQPLAKSSGGVLVLHDDFGEAFGVNLQRASLRAAGSHGLFEIRCSDDILVTQIIGPGEEASADSHETFKNDSSFCILMHSVEETQSFALSMETKGDIKNDFVYFQFAVRYSNVFQAEISRVITVRLPTVDSVSKYLASIQEDVAAVIIAKRTILHAKTSSDAIDMRQTIDERVKDIALKFGAQVEKSKLYRFPKEISSLPENLFHLKRGPLLGSIVGHEDERSVLRHLFLNASFDLSLRMLAPRCLMHREGGTFEELPAYDLAMQSNAAVVLDHGTDVFIWLGAELAAQEGKSAAALAACRTLAEELTELRFPAPRILAFKEGSSQARYFVSRLVPAHKDPPYEQEARFPQLRSLTTDQRARLKSSFLHFDDLSFCEWMRSLKLVPPEPR